DNA from Thermomicrobium roseum DSM 5159:
AGAAGCAGAAGGAGCAGCATGATCCGGCGCATGAGACTCATGCTCCAGAGGCGCGTCGGACCAGCCAGAGCCGCTGGAGCACCGTCAGGTTGGTCGCCACGGCCAGGAGCCAGAGCGCCCAGATCGGTCGCTCGGCTAAGAGTCCGAGCGCCAGCACGATGATGCGTTCCGGTCGGGCGAAAAAGCCCTGCGTCAACTGGAGACCAGCACCTTCAGCACGCGCGCGGACATAGCTCACGAGAATGGAGCCGACGATGACGGCGTAGCAGAGGAGAACCGGCACCGTTCCCGCCGAGGAACGGGTGAACCAGACGAGGAGTCCGCCGATGACCAGTGCCTCGGCGTAGCGGTCCAGAACCGAATCGAGGATGCCGCCGAAGCGCGTGACGCGCCCGGTGGCACGGGCGACTGCCCCATCCAGCATGTCGAAGATCCCGGCGAGGAGTAGGAGCCCACCGGCCCAGCGAAAAGCTCCCTCCGCGGCGACCCATCCGACGAGCCCGTTGAGGAACAATCCGATCATCGTCAACTGGTTGGGTGTGAGGCCAGTTCGCCCGACGAGTTCGCCGACTCGCTGCAAGCGGAGACGGACCCGGTCGGCTACCAGTGAACTGAGCACTGCAGCTTACCTCCCTGACCATGCCTTCAAGGCGAGACGGAGCGAGGTCCACCAATCGATCGGTGGTTCGGTTGTCGTCTCGCGAACACCGCGCAAGAGTCGCTCGTAGTACGCGAGTGTCCGCTGGGCGATCGCTGCCCAGGAGAACTGCTCGGCTCGCTGCCGTCCGGCCTTTCCCAATCGCTCGCGCAGTGCCGGGTCTGCGAGAAGGTGCACGAGCGCGAGGGCGAGCACCTCGGGATTCTTCCGTTCGACGAGCAACCCCTCGATACCGTGACGCAGGACGAAGCGAAAGCCGCGGATATCGGTGGCCACGACCGGCTTGCCGCTGGCCATCGCTTCGAGCAGGACGATCCCAAAGCTTTCGCCGCCCGTGGCTGGGGCACAGAACACGTCGCACGCTGTGTAGTATGCGGGTAACACCTCATCCGCCACAGGGCCGGTGAAGCGAACATGATCGACGAGTTCGTGGCGTTCCAGCTGCCGAGCATAGCGTGCGGGATCACCGGGACCGACGACCAGCAAGAGCACGTCGGGAAATTCGCGACGGACGAGTGCCAGGGCTTCGATGAGATAGCGCAACCCTTTCCGGGACTCGTTGAAGCGACCGACGAAGAGCAGGGTCGGTCGGCCGAACTGGGCGATTGGGGGAACGTCGGGCCGGAAGCGCTGAACATCGATCCCGTTGGGGATGAGTTCGTAATAACCGGGGAAATAGCGCGCGATCGATTCCAACGCTGCTGGTGAAACGGCGATGCGTCCGTGCAGTTTGGCGAAGAGGAGGCTCAAAAGGGGACGAGCCGAAAGGTAGCCCCAGTTGTGGGCTCGGGCAGCGTGAAACGTGCCGACATTGACCGACCGGGAGTGGAGCAGCGCCAGCTGCGGTAACATCGGGGCCAGCGGCTCGTGGAGATGGACGATGTCGAACCGTTCGCGGCGCAGGAGATCCTTCACCTTACCGGAAACGAACGGCGAGAGCGTGATCCGTGCTGTCGATCCGTTGGCGGGGATCGGTACGGCGACGCCGAGCTTGACGATGTGACCGTCATCGCTTTCTGCTTCGCCGGGCGAGCGCGGAGCCAGGATGCGGGTCTGGTGGCCAAGCTTGCGATATTCTGCATCGAGATGGAGAATGTGCTCGTTGACGCCACCAGGACAGCTGAAATCGAACGGGGAGACGAAGAGGATCCGCATTGCACGCTCCGTCACCATTCGAGAGAGGAGACCATGACCAGTTGGTCCATTGTCCTCTTCGCGAGTGGACTGTGGTGGATGCTGGCGACGATCTGGCGACTGCTGCGACCGGACCCACGCCTACCGCTCTGGCTGGCGCTGATGCGCGATGTCGTCCCGGCTCCCTTGGTCGGTCTCCTCATCGCGCGCCTTCTCTGATCCGTTTCACTGGTCGGACGCTGCTTCCGCTGCGTTCGCGGTACGAGCTTCCTGGGTTTCCTCCGATGGTGGCGCAGCCAGGACCACCGCATCCCGCCCGATGGTCCGAACCTGATCGATCGACACGGTCCGGCGACGGCCGAGCAAGCCGCTGATGCCGGGCGGTGCGATGAGGAGGTGCGTCACGGCACCGGTTTGGGGATCGATCTCGGCATCGTCCACCGTACCAGCTGCCTCACCACGCTCCGTGACCACCCGTGAACCGACGAGGTCATCGATCCGGCGCAGGTGCTCCGTTGTGGCAGTGGCCGGGCGCAGTACCTGGCTGCTCGGAACCATCACGGCATCGCGCCCGATGCCGTGGAGGTCAGAAAACGGTACGTCACTGACGTCACCCCGGAAGGGACCACCGCGCCGGACACGAACGATCGCGATGCGGCGTTCCTGAGGATCGATCAAGATATCCTGTACCTGGCCGAATCGCTCGCCAGACTCGACCGCGATGACGGGCATGCCTCGCAAGCTCCGTAGTTCCACCGTCGCACCGCCCCTCTTGCCGGTCGGCGTTCCCTCGGCTCCATCATACCCGGCTGGACTCGTTCCTGTCGTGTATCCTCTTGCCGCGGACGCCGAGGACGGAGCGAGGCCAGCATGGCAGGACGAGGAATGCGGACACCGGGCGGCAACGGCCGACGATCCCGCGCGAACGGCCAGCGCAAGGCGAACGCTGGGGCGATCCTGCTCGCGCGCCGCCGCCGCGCTCGTCGCCGGCATCCGGTCACGACGGTACTGCTCCGGCTGCTCACGGCGATCGTTCTCTCCCTGGTGTTGCTGGCGTTGGCTGGTGCGGGCGTGGTGGGCGCAGCGGGCTACTTGGGTTGGTCTGCGCTCACGGCCGATTTGCCGTCACCGGATCGGTTCGAGGCCCTGGAGTTCCAGACGACAAAGATCTACGACCGGAACTGGGTCCTGCTGAGCGAGGTGACCGATCCGACGACGGGCTACCGCACGGCGATCAGTTACGAGGAATTGATGGACCATATCCGGCAACAGCAAAACGATCCGACCAAGCCGCACCGGGCGTGGATCATCGATGCGACGATCGCCGCGGAGGATGCGACCTTCTGGACCAATCCGGGTGTGGAGCCGCGCGCGATCCTGCGCAGCCTGGTCTTTAACTTGAGTGGGGAGAGTACGAGCGGTGCCTCGACCATCACCCAGCAGCTGGTGCGGATGCTCTACCCGGAAGCGATCGGGACGGAGCGGACGTACCGGCGCAAGGTGCGCGAGGCGATCATGGCGATCCGCTTCACGCAACGGTACTCCAAGCAAGAGATTCTCATGATGTACCTGAACAATGTCTATTACGGGAATCGGGCGTACGGTATCGATGCGGCGGCACAGGCGTATTTCAACAAGTTCGCCTGGGAGCTGAGCTTGGCCGAAGCGTCGATGCTGGCCGGGCTGCCGCAGGCACCCAGCGTCTATGACCCGACGAAGAATTTCGAACTCGCCAAGCGCCGCCAGCGGTACGTGCTCGACCGCATGGTGGAGCTCGGCATGATCACCCAGGAAGAAGCTGACGAAGCCTTCGCTGAACCGCTCCACCCACAAACCAGGGAAGGTCGCTACAACAAGGCTCCGCATTTCGTCAACTTCGTCCTCGAGTATCTCGAGGCGAAGTATGGCCCGGCTGCGGTCTATCGCGGTGGCCTCATGGTGCGCACCACGCTCGATCTCGCTGCCCAGCAGGCGGCCGAAGAGATCGTCAAACGTCGCGTCGAGCAGCTTGCCTCGTATCGGGTCAACAACGGTGCGCTGGTGGCCATGCTTCCCTGGAGCGGCGAGATCATCGCGATGGTCGGAAGTGCCGACTTCTATAACGACGCGATCGATGGCCAGTTCAATGTGACGACAGCCGAGCGTCAGCCCGGCTCGGCGATCAAGCCGGTCACGTATCTGACTGCCTTCGAGAAAGCTGGCTGGTATCCCGGTACGATCGTGTTCGACTATGCCAAAGTTTGGACTATTCCCGGATTCGGGAAGTACGAGCCGAAGAATGCGACTGGGCAGCATTTTGGTGCCATCGCCGTCCGCGAGGCACTCGCCAACTCGCTCAATATCCCGGCACTGCAGGCGATCGAAGTGGTCGGTGTCCCGGCGATGATCGACATGGCGCACCGGCTCGGTATCAAGACTGGCTTCTGGCGGGATCCCAACTTCTACGGCCTTTCGATCACGCTCGGTGGCGGGGAGGTCTCGCTCCTCGAGTTGACCAATGCCTACGCGACGATCGCGAACAATGGCAAGTATGTCCCCTACAATCCGATCCTGGAAATCATCGCTCCGGGAAACAACCGGATCTATCAACTGGATCGTGCGACGGTTCTCGATCAGGGCAAACAGGTGGTCCGTGCCGAGTATGCCTATCTCATCACGAGCATTCTCTCCGACAACAAGGCGCGTGCCATGATCTTCGGGCTGAACAATCCGCTGGTGCTGCCGGAACTCGATAACCGCCCGGCCGCGGCGAAAACCGGGACTTCGGAAGACGCGCGTGACCTCTGGACAGTCGGCTACACCACTGATCTCGTCGTCGGCGTCTGGGTCGGCAATACCGACAACAGCCCGTCGCGGGGGTTGGACGGTATCTCGAGCGCTGCCTTGATCTGGCACGATTTCATGGTGAAAGCGCATCAGGATCCACAGATCGCACGATCCCTCCTCGGTGCAGATGGTCGACCGATCCCGATCGAATTCCCGCGGCCGCCGGGTATCGTGGAGGTTCAGGTCTGCGCCGCGACCGGCAAGTTGCCCATTCCGGGCGCACGTACGGTCACCGAACTCAGTGTCCGCGATGGGCCACCCCGGTTGCGCTGTGATCAGGCATCCGAGTATGAGCTGCGCGAACTCAGAGCTGCTCTGGCGACACCGAAGGGAATGACCGGACGTGGCTGGAGTTCGCTGCAAGCCTATGCCGCGATGGTCGGTGTTGCCCCGCGGATCGAGATCCAGCGCCCAACTCCGACGCCGGGCGCGAGCGAACAAGTGACTCCGATCCCCGGCGCTCCACCAGCTGGATCACCGTCTCCCGGCGGAGCACCGCCGAGCAGCGGTACCCAGCCGACTCCTCCTCGTTCCTCCTTGCCCGGTGAGATTCCGACCCCGGCAACCCCCTGAGCCGTTGTCGCTCACCGGTCATGCGTGCTGTCGGGTATGGCTGGTACACCGGAAGCGCTATCGTCGCACTGTTCACGGTTGCGTTCTCACGTGGTATCGTTCACGAGTGCTATCGCCTTCGACTCCTAAAGGGCGGTCAGAGCGAGGGAGTGGAGGAGCGAAGGACCGGACTCGGAAAACGCTCACCTGACGCTGAGCGGCCATCGTCTCCTTCGGCAACGAGACACGGTGAGCGTTTTCGCGAGGAATCGAAAACGGTTCTCTCCTCTGTCTCGATCCGGATGCCCCCAGCCGGTTTCTCTGGCGTCGTGGAGTCGAAGCGGTTGAAGAGCACGCATTGGTAGCGCTCGTCCTCACGGGTGACTCGAACGATCGGGGACACTCGGTGCGGTCGCTACGGAGGGAGCGATCATGACGACGCGACTGGAGCTCTATCCGGATGTCGTTGTCGTGGGCGGTGGGATCATCGGCACGACGATCGCCTACGCGCTGGCGCGACAGGGTAAGCGCGTGACGCTCCTCGAACGGGAATCGATAGGTGATGGGACGTCGGCTGCCTCCGCAGGGATCGTGAGCCCACTCGATGAACGACACCATCCGGTCGAACTTCAGGATTTGCTCTGGCGCAGCCTGCGCTCGTACCCATGGCTGATCGGGTCGCTCCAGGAGGAGACAGGTCTGGCGGTCGGTTTTCAGCAGTGGGGAACCCTTTTGGTCGCCGAGACCGAGGCGGAAATCGCTGACATCCGAGCGGTCGGAACATGGCTCGAGGAACGCGGCTTCGGCGTGGAATGGCTCGATGGCCCCACGGTCCGTGAGGCAGAGCCACTCTTGCCGGTGCACGTTCAGGGAGCATTGCGCATCGACGAAGGAGCGAGTGTCCTCGTGCCGCAGCTCGTACGCGCAACGGCGCTCGCTGCTCAGCGCTATGGTGCGACGGTTCTCGAGCATACTGCCGTCGTGGGGATGGAGACGGCGGGTGACCGCGTGGTGGCCATCCAGACTGCTCGCGAACGCATCGCAACGGCAGCCGTCGTGTTGGCAGCTGGTGCCTGGTCCGGCCAATTGACTGCTCCGCTCGGGCGTCCACTCCCGACCTTGCCGGTCAAGGGTCAGATGGTCTTGATCGATGGAACGACACGGCGTCCCCGATCGATCATCGGCGCGCCAGGGGTGACTGGCTACGTCGTGCCCCGCGCGGACGGCTTGGTCTGGGTCGGGACGACGGTCGAGCGAGGACGTTGGGGTACGCGACCGACCGCGCACGGCTTGTGGTTCTGCATCGATACAGCTCGGCGTCTCGCGCCAGCGCTTTTGCAAGAGGAACTCTTCTGCGCGGGGGCAGGGCTGCGACCCGGCACGGTCGACGATCAGCCGATTCTGGGGCGACTGCCCGGCTGGCGCAATGTTTGGGTGGCAACCGGCCACTTCCGGCTCGGGATCATGTTGGCGCCGATCACGGCTGAACTGATCGCGCGGGCGATGGAACTCGAGAGCGAGGACGGCATCCCACCCCGCTTTTCCCCGCAGCGATTCCTCGACGACACGAGCAACTAGCGTGCACCGACGATGCGCACGATGGGGTCTCCGCGGTGTCGCGATCGTGCATCGCGCCGCACCGCATCGTTTCGGTCATTCGTCGCTGCGGGTCAGTGCGAATGTCGCGGCCGGATCATCGGCCG
Protein-coding regions in this window:
- a CDS encoding transglycosylase domain-containing protein, with amino-acid sequence MAGRGMRTPGGNGRRSRANGQRKANAGAILLARRRRARRRHPVTTVLLRLLTAIVLSLVLLALAGAGVVGAAGYLGWSALTADLPSPDRFEALEFQTTKIYDRNWVLLSEVTDPTTGYRTAISYEELMDHIRQQQNDPTKPHRAWIIDATIAAEDATFWTNPGVEPRAILRSLVFNLSGESTSGASTITQQLVRMLYPEAIGTERTYRRKVREAIMAIRFTQRYSKQEILMMYLNNVYYGNRAYGIDAAAQAYFNKFAWELSLAEASMLAGLPQAPSVYDPTKNFELAKRRQRYVLDRMVELGMITQEEADEAFAEPLHPQTREGRYNKAPHFVNFVLEYLEAKYGPAAVYRGGLMVRTTLDLAAQQAAEEIVKRRVEQLASYRVNNGALVAMLPWSGEIIAMVGSADFYNDAIDGQFNVTTAERQPGSAIKPVTYLTAFEKAGWYPGTIVFDYAKVWTIPGFGKYEPKNATGQHFGAIAVREALANSLNIPALQAIEVVGVPAMIDMAHRLGIKTGFWRDPNFYGLSITLGGGEVSLLELTNAYATIANNGKYVPYNPILEIIAPGNNRIYQLDRATVLDQGKQVVRAEYAYLITSILSDNKARAMIFGLNNPLVLPELDNRPAAAKTGTSEDARDLWTVGYTTDLVVGVWVGNTDNSPSRGLDGISSAALIWHDFMVKAHQDPQIARSLLGADGRPIPIEFPRPPGIVEVQVCAATGKLPIPGARTVTELSVRDGPPRLRCDQASEYELRELRAALATPKGMTGRGWSSLQAYAAMVGVAPRIEIQRPTPTPGASEQVTPIPGAPPAGSPSPGGAPPSSGTQPTPPRSSLPGEIPTPATP
- a CDS encoding glycosyltransferase family 4 protein encodes the protein MRILFVSPFDFSCPGGVNEHILHLDAEYRKLGHQTRILAPRSPGEAESDDGHIVKLGVAVPIPANGSTARITLSPFVSGKVKDLLRRERFDIVHLHEPLAPMLPQLALLHSRSVNVGTFHAARAHNWGYLSARPLLSLLFAKLHGRIAVSPAALESIARYFPGYYELIPNGIDVQRFRPDVPPIAQFGRPTLLFVGRFNESRKGLRYLIEALALVRREFPDVLLLVVGPGDPARYARQLERHELVDHVRFTGPVADEVLPAYYTACDVFCAPATGGESFGIVLLEAMASGKPVVATDIRGFRFVLRHGIEGLLVERKNPEVLALALVHLLADPALRERLGKAGRQRAEQFSWAAIAQRTLAYYERLLRGVRETTTEPPIDWWTSLRLALKAWSGR
- a CDS encoding CDP-alcohol phosphatidyltransferase family protein, which translates into the protein MLSSLVADRVRLRLQRVGELVGRTGLTPNQLTMIGLFLNGLVGWVAAEGAFRWAGGLLLLAGIFDMLDGAVARATGRVTRFGGILDSVLDRYAEALVIGGLLVWFTRSSAGTVPVLLCYAVIVGSILVSYVRARAEGAGLQLTQGFFARPERIIVLALGLLAERPIWALWLLAVATNLTVLQRLWLVRRASGA
- the thiO gene encoding glycine oxidase ThiO encodes the protein MTTRLELYPDVVVVGGGIIGTTIAYALARQGKRVTLLERESIGDGTSAASAGIVSPLDERHHPVELQDLLWRSLRSYPWLIGSLQEETGLAVGFQQWGTLLVAETEAEIADIRAVGTWLEERGFGVEWLDGPTVREAEPLLPVHVQGALRIDEGASVLVPQLVRATALAAQRYGATVLEHTAVVGMETAGDRVVAIQTARERIATAAVVLAAGAWSGQLTAPLGRPLPTLPVKGQMVLIDGTTRRPRSIIGAPGVTGYVVPRADGLVWVGTTVERGRWGTRPTAHGLWFCIDTARRLAPALLQEELFCAGAGLRPGTVDDQPILGRLPGWRNVWVATGHFRLGIMLAPITAELIARAMELESEDGIPPRFSPQRFLDDTSN
- a CDS encoding PRC-barrel domain-containing protein, yielding MELRSLRGMPVIAVESGERFGQVQDILIDPQERRIAIVRVRRGGPFRGDVSDVPFSDLHGIGRDAVMVPSSQVLRPATATTEHLRRIDDLVGSRVVTERGEAAGTVDDAEIDPQTGAVTHLLIAPPGISGLLGRRRTVSIDQVRTIGRDAVVLAAPPSEETQEARTANAAEAASDQ